Proteins encoded in a region of the Geobacillus genomosp. 3 genome:
- a CDS encoding GntR family transcriptional regulator: MALVRKTPQLAYIKSYEYIRDKILNGELPRGTKLVEERIAEELGVSRTPVREAIRKLEQEGLIFQKKVVNPTETDLRNIFQVRILLEGFAARYSAMYMSGEALDELRNCIVTARTGTTEEIMEANEKFHNIIVQTSNNPFMIDIIDRMQSIIYLFRKTVVYHKRPFLIDEHEQIYEAIRDHNGDEAERLMKEHLQADLDFCLHLLNQNRK; this comes from the coding sequence ATGGCGTTGGTGAGAAAAACACCGCAACTTGCTTACATCAAATCTTACGAATACATCCGGGATAAAATATTAAATGGGGAGCTGCCGCGGGGCACGAAACTGGTCGAAGAGCGAATCGCGGAGGAACTGGGCGTCAGCCGGACGCCGGTCCGGGAAGCCATTCGCAAGCTTGAGCAAGAAGGGCTCATTTTTCAAAAAAAGGTCGTCAATCCGACGGAGACGGATTTGCGCAACATTTTTCAAGTCCGGATTTTGCTTGAGGGGTTTGCGGCGCGCTATTCTGCCATGTATATGAGCGGGGAGGCGCTGGACGAACTGCGAAACTGCATCGTCACCGCCCGAACCGGCACGACGGAAGAGATTATGGAAGCGAATGAGAAGTTCCATAATATAATCGTGCAAACAAGCAACAATCCATTTATGATCGACATTATCGACCGGATGCAATCGATTATTTATTTGTTCCGAAAAACGGTCGTGTACCATAAACGCCCGTTTTTGATCGACGAACACGAGCAAATTTATGAAGCCATTCGCGACCACAACGGTGACGAGGCGGAACGGTTGATGAAAGAGCACTTGCAGGCAGATTTGGACTTTTGTTTGCATCTCCTCAATCAGAACCGGAAGTAG
- the garR gene encoding 2-hydroxy-3-oxopropionate reductase gives MLVGFIGIGIMGKPMVRNLLKHGYTVTVFDINEEAVRRVASEGAVPAASPKEAAKNSDVIFTMLPNSEHVKSVVLGKDGIVEGAKQGAIVVDMSSISPVVSKELAETLAGRGIDMLDAPVSGGEPKAIDGTLAIMVGGKEEVFEKVKPLLQCMGKDITLVGGNGAGTTVKLANQIMVNVNIAAMSEAIMLAAKAGIDIEKMYQAVRGGLAGSAVLDAKMPLILERNFRPGGRIDINLKDLTNVIETAHAIGVPVPLASQVLEMFYALKVDGKEGLDHAALVQYYEKLANFPVAQPASV, from the coding sequence ATGTTGGTAGGGTTCATTGGCATCGGCATTATGGGAAAACCGATGGTCAGAAATCTCCTGAAACACGGCTACACGGTGACGGTGTTTGACATCAACGAAGAAGCGGTTCGCCGCGTCGCCTCGGAAGGAGCCGTACCCGCCGCATCCCCGAAAGAAGCGGCCAAAAACAGCGATGTCATCTTTACCATGCTTCCGAACTCCGAGCATGTGAAAAGCGTCGTGCTCGGCAAAGACGGGATCGTGGAAGGGGCAAAACAAGGGGCGATTGTCGTCGACATGAGCTCAATCTCCCCCGTTGTGTCAAAAGAATTGGCCGAAACGTTAGCAGGCCGCGGCATCGATATGCTTGATGCCCCAGTAAGCGGCGGAGAGCCGAAAGCGATCGACGGGACGCTGGCGATTATGGTTGGCGGGAAGGAAGAAGTATTTGAAAAAGTGAAACCGCTTCTCCAGTGCATGGGCAAGGACATCACCCTTGTCGGAGGAAACGGAGCCGGCACCACCGTGAAGCTCGCCAACCAAATCATGGTGAACGTGAACATCGCCGCCATGTCCGAAGCGATCATGTTGGCGGCGAAAGCAGGCATTGATATTGAGAAAATGTATCAAGCCGTCCGCGGCGGCCTTGCAGGAAGCGCGGTGCTCGACGCCAAAATGCCTCTCATTCTCGAGCGCAATTTCCGACCAGGCGGGAGAATTGATATTAATCTCAAAGACTTAACGAACGTCATCGAGACCGCGCACGCAATTGGTGTTCCTGTTCCGCTTGCCAGCCAAGTGCTAGAAATGTTTTACGCGTTGAAAGTCGACGGAAAAGAAGGGCTTGATCACGCGGCATTGGTGCAATACTACGAAAAACTCGCCAACTTCCCAGTGGCGCAGCCTGCCAGCGTGTAA
- a CDS encoding four-carbon acid sugar kinase family protein, translating into MTMLRTVEAIQSYPKLDDEAVKRLWTETYPLLGGHKIVVLDDDPTGVQTVHGVSVYTDWTYESIKRGFEEENNLFFILTNSRAFTADVTKNVHQDIAERIEAVSRELNRPYLLISRGDSTLRGHYPLETDVLKTTIERNRHRAIDGEVIAPFFQEGGRWTINNIHYVEQDGVLVPVGETEFANDRTFGYRSSHLGEWVEEKTRGKYSKDEMVYISLDRIRRLDIDGIYRQLMSVTHFNKVIVNAIEEQDIAVFAIALIKAIRDGKTFLFRTGASFTKVIGNIPTRPFLTAEELLTGQKENGGLIIVGSHVKKTTDQLQRLKELPGLQFIELNSHLVFDEDAFSHEIERVRLEAEENVAKGITTVVYTKRERLELGDGMEEEELKLSVAISAGVTRIVSEFSATPKYLIARGGITSSDIGTNGLHVKRATVMGQIAPGVPVWRTGPESKFPSIPYVIFPGNVGTVDTLREVVSVLEGS; encoded by the coding sequence ATGACAATGTTGCGAACGGTGGAAGCCATCCAATCTTACCCGAAACTTGATGATGAGGCTGTTAAACGATTGTGGACGGAAACGTACCCACTTCTTGGCGGCCATAAAATCGTGGTTCTTGACGATGACCCGACCGGTGTACAAACCGTCCACGGCGTATCAGTCTATACCGATTGGACGTACGAATCCATCAAACGGGGATTTGAAGAAGAAAACAACCTTTTTTTCATTTTAACCAACTCGAGAGCGTTTACCGCTGACGTCACCAAAAACGTCCATCAAGACATTGCCGAACGGATCGAGGCGGTCTCCCGTGAGCTCAATCGCCCGTACCTTCTCATCAGCCGCGGGGACTCGACGTTGCGGGGGCATTATCCGCTAGAAACGGACGTGTTAAAAACCACCATTGAGCGAAACCGCCATCGGGCGATCGACGGAGAAGTCATCGCACCGTTTTTCCAAGAAGGCGGAAGATGGACGATCAACAATATCCACTATGTCGAACAAGACGGAGTGTTGGTGCCCGTCGGCGAAACCGAATTTGCAAATGATCGGACGTTCGGATACCGTTCAAGCCACCTAGGTGAATGGGTGGAGGAGAAAACACGCGGAAAATACAGCAAGGACGAAATGGTGTACATCTCGCTCGACCGCATCCGACGGCTCGATATCGACGGCATCTACCGGCAGCTCATGTCCGTCACTCATTTTAACAAAGTGATTGTCAATGCAATTGAAGAACAGGACATCGCCGTTTTCGCCATCGCCCTGATCAAAGCCATTCGCGACGGCAAAACGTTTTTATTCAGAACCGGCGCATCGTTCACGAAAGTCATCGGCAACATTCCCACCCGGCCTTTCCTGACCGCCGAAGAACTCCTGACGGGCCAAAAGGAAAACGGCGGCTTGATTATCGTCGGGTCCCATGTGAAAAAGACGACCGACCAGCTCCAGCGGCTCAAAGAGCTTCCCGGCCTGCAGTTCATTGAGCTGAACAGCCATCTCGTTTTCGACGAGGACGCCTTTTCGCACGAAATTGAACGCGTCCGGCTGGAAGCCGAGGAGAACGTGGCCAAGGGCATCACGACCGTCGTTTACACAAAACGAGAGCGCCTGGAACTCGGCGATGGAATGGAAGAAGAAGAACTGAAGCTGTCTGTCGCCATCTCCGCCGGCGTCACCCGCATTGTCTCGGAGTTTTCCGCAACACCGAAATATCTCATCGCCAGGGGCGGCATTACATCAAGCGATATCGGCACAAACGGACTGCACGTGAAACGCGCCACAGTAATGGGGCAAATCGCACCCGGGGTGCCGGTCTGGCGGACGGGCCCGGAAAGCAAATTCCCGTCCATTCCGTACGTCATCTTTCCTGGCAATGTGGGGACGGTGGATACGTTAAGGGAAGTGGTATCCGTTCTTGAGGGATCCTGA
- the ltrA gene encoding group II intron reverse transcriptase/maturase, whose amino-acid sequence MWMKQVLSRENLLRALKQVEKNKGSHGTDGMSVKDLRRHLVEHWDVIRRALEEGTYEPCPVRRVEIPKPNGGVRLLGIPTVTDRFIQQAIAQVLTPIFDPSFSEHSYGFRPGRRGHDAVKKAKQYIQEGYTWVVDIDLEKFFDRVNHDKLMGILAKRIPDKILLKLIRKYLQAGVMINGVVMETQEGTPQGGPLSPLLSNILLDELDKELEKRGHKFVRYADDCNIYVRTKKAGERVMKSITAFIEKKLRLKVNETKSAVDRPWRRKFLGFSFTPNKEPKIRIAKESIRRMKQRIRTMTSRSKPIPMPERIEQLNQYILGWCGYFSLAETPSVFKELDGWIRRRLRMCQWKEWKLPRTRVRKLQSLGVPKRKAYEWGNTRKKYWRVAASPILHKALGNSYWESQGLKSLYQRYESLRQT is encoded by the coding sequence ATGTGGATGAAACAGGTACTGTCACGGGAGAATCTCCTGCGAGCACTCAAACAAGTGGAAAAGAATAAAGGGTCCCATGGAACCGATGGAATGTCCGTCAAAGACCTGCGAAGACACCTCGTGGAACATTGGGACGTGATACGGCGCGCTTTGGAAGAAGGGACCTACGAACCTTGCCCGGTCCGACGGGTCGAAATCCCGAAACCGAACGGAGGAGTCAGGTTACTAGGAATCCCGACCGTGACAGACCGGTTCATCCAACAGGCCATCGCCCAAGTGCTCACGCCGATCTTTGACCCATCCTTTTCGGAACACAGCTACGGGTTTCGTCCCGGTCGAAGAGGACACGACGCGGTGAAAAAGGCGAAGCAGTATATTCAGGAAGGATATACATGGGTGGTAGATATCGACTTGGAAAAGTTCTTTGATCGAGTCAACCATGACAAACTGATGGGGATATTAGCGAAACGAATTCCAGACAAAATCCTCCTAAAGTTGATACGGAAGTATCTACAGGCAGGGGTCATGATCAACGGGGTGGTCATGGAAACACAAGAGGGGACTCCACAAGGAGGGCCGCTCAGTCCACTTTTGTCCAACATTCTCTTGGATGAGCTGGACAAAGAATTGGAAAAACGAGGGCACAAATTTGTACGGTATGCGGATGACTGCAATATCTACGTAAGGACGAAGAAGGCCGGGGAACGGGTGATGAAATCGATCACGGCATTCATTGAAAAGAAACTCCGGCTGAAAGTCAATGAAACCAAATCGGCAGTGGATCGACCGTGGAGGAGAAAATTCCTCGGTTTTAGCTTCACCCCAAATAAGGAGCCAAAAATCCGGATCGCAAAGGAAAGTATTCGGCGCATGAAGCAAAGGATACGCACCATGACGAGTCGATCGAAACCGATTCCCATGCCCGAGCGAATCGAACAGCTCAACCAGTACATTCTGGGATGGTGTGGATACTTCTCGTTAGCAGAGACTCCAAGTGTGTTCAAAGAACTAGATGGATGGATTCGACGAAGGCTGCGCATGTGCCAATGGAAAGAGTGGAAACTTCCGAGAACCAGAGTCCGAAAACTGCAAAGTTTAGGAGTGCCCAAGCGGAAAGCATATGAATGGGGAAACACTCGGAAGAAATATTGGAGAGTGGCCGCTAGTCCCATCTTGCATAAAGCCCTTGGCAACTCCTATTGGGAGAGCCAAGGGCTGAAGAGTCTTTATCAACGATATGAATCTCTGCGTCAGACTTAA
- a CDS encoding TRAP transporter large permease subunit, whose translation MTITIFVGSLLGAMALGIPIAFALMISAVCLMLYLGMLDSQIVAQTLVNGADSVSLMAIPFFILAGELMNAGGISKRIIDFAISIVGHVRGGLGYVAIMTAVLFACLSGSAVADTAAVGAILIPMMTQAGYNPRRSAGLVAAGGIIAPIIPPSIPFIIFGVASGVSITKLFIGGIVPGLMMAFGLAIVWWYVSRKEQSAVYPRKSAKEMIQATKHAFWGLLLPVIILGGMKGGIFTATEAAAVAVFYAWFVGTVIYRQIRLKDLYDALVAASKTTSVVMFLIAASMVASWMITVANIPSSITEVVAPLMDDPLLLLLMINLLVLIVGTAMDLTPTILVLTPVLMPIVEKAGIDPVYFGILFILNNAIGLLTPPVGTVLNVACGIGKISMDDIMKGVWPFLLVQVVVLILLIVFPSLVTVPIEWFTH comes from the coding sequence ATGACGATTACTATCTTTGTTGGATCGCTGTTAGGGGCGATGGCATTAGGGATCCCGATCGCCTTTGCCCTTATGATTAGCGCTGTATGCCTGATGCTGTATCTCGGTATGCTGGACAGCCAAATCGTTGCTCAAACGCTAGTGAATGGGGCCGATAGCGTCAGTCTCATGGCGATCCCGTTTTTTATCCTCGCCGGAGAGTTAATGAATGCGGGCGGCATTTCGAAAAGAATTATCGATTTTGCGATTTCCATTGTTGGCCATGTCCGCGGCGGGTTAGGGTATGTGGCTATTATGACAGCTGTGTTATTTGCTTGTTTATCGGGTTCGGCGGTGGCGGACACAGCTGCAGTCGGGGCCATTCTGATCCCAATGATGACCCAGGCAGGCTACAACCCGAGACGGTCAGCCGGATTAGTGGCAGCTGGAGGAATCATTGCGCCTATTATTCCCCCGAGTATCCCGTTTATTATCTTTGGGGTAGCGAGCGGTGTATCGATCACAAAGCTATTTATAGGCGGGATTGTGCCTGGCTTGATGATGGCGTTCGGGTTGGCCATTGTTTGGTGGTATGTATCGAGAAAGGAACAGTCTGCGGTTTACCCGAGAAAATCAGCGAAAGAAATGATACAGGCGACGAAGCACGCATTTTGGGGGCTATTGCTGCCGGTAATTATTTTAGGCGGAATGAAAGGGGGAATTTTTACAGCGACTGAAGCAGCTGCTGTTGCCGTTTTTTATGCCTGGTTTGTAGGCACTGTGATTTACCGCCAAATTCGGCTGAAGGATTTGTACGATGCGCTTGTGGCCGCTTCGAAAACAACGAGTGTCGTGATGTTTCTTATTGCCGCATCTATGGTTGCTTCGTGGATGATTACGGTCGCCAATATTCCTTCTTCGATTACAGAGGTTGTAGCGCCGCTGATGGACGATCCGTTGCTTTTGTTGTTAATGATTAACCTGTTAGTTCTCATTGTCGGCACTGCGATGGATTTAACTCCAACGATTCTTGTGCTAACACCTGTTTTGATGCCGATTGTTGAAAAAGCGGGCATTGACCCGGTATATTTTGGGATCCTGTTTATTTTAAACAACGCCATTGGCCTTCTCACGCCTCCGGTAGGAACCGTACTCAATGTAGCTTGCGGGATCGGGAAGATTTCCATGGACGACATTATGAAAGGAGTTTGGCCATTTTTGCTCGTCCAAGTGGTTGTGTTGATTTTGCTGATCGTTTTCCCGTCATTGGTCACTGTTCCGATTGAGTGGTTTACCCATTAA
- a CDS encoding TRAP transporter small permease, which produces MGKVSRFFDRLLNITMALFLAVMFIFVFTNVVLRYVFNSGITWSEEMSRFLFIWLTFLGAIGALKENRHLGVDTLIKRLPRQAKKLVYVIGNLLIFYLLWLLFDGSVKTTLLNTDTKAAATGLPLALVYGVGIITSLSFAVILLFNLYKVFFYEKTIDVLTVMKETEEEVPYVLREKTIVK; this is translated from the coding sequence ATGGGGAAGGTGTCCCGGTTTTTTGATCGCCTATTAAATATCACAATGGCTTTATTTTTAGCCGTTATGTTCATTTTTGTGTTTACCAATGTTGTGCTCCGTTACGTGTTTAATTCAGGGATTACGTGGTCAGAGGAAATGTCAAGGTTCTTATTTATTTGGCTAACGTTTTTAGGAGCCATTGGTGCATTGAAAGAGAATCGCCATTTAGGGGTGGATACGCTCATTAAACGTCTTCCCCGCCAGGCCAAAAAGTTGGTGTATGTAATCGGAAATCTACTTATCTTTTATCTCCTTTGGTTACTGTTTGATGGAAGCGTAAAAACCACTTTGCTTAATACAGACACAAAAGCAGCGGCTACCGGGCTTCCGCTTGCTTTGGTCTATGGTGTCGGCATTATCACTAGTTTATCGTTTGCGGTGATTCTTTTGTTTAATTTGTACAAAGTGTTTTTTTACGAAAAAACGATTGATGTACTGACAGTCATGAAGGAGACAGAAGAAGAAGTGCCTTATGTATTAAGAGAGAAAACCATCGTAAAGTGA
- a CDS encoding TRAP transporter substrate-binding protein has translation MSIKRVASILLALFMLSAIFLAGCSSSSSQQSSEQKSGQASSKKIVIKFGHGAAETNPRHQAALKFKELVEEKSKGQIEVQVFPGEQLGSEPAMLQAVQSNTLQMTAVGTGIYSSLYQPIGIVELPYLFDSFEQAWKVLDGPFGQDLAKPLIDKNIHILAYWENGFRHVTNNVKPIQTPDDLKGLKIRMPEIPVSVSIFKTLGANPTPMAFGELFQALEQHIVDGQENPLTNIYNSKLYEVQKFLSLTGHQYSPLPLAISEKFWKTLSPEQQKIIEESAKEAGQFHREAVKADEQKLRQELEKQGMKINEVDQQAFKNAVQPVYKEFEKVYGKELMDQLFEAIKETK, from the coding sequence GTGTCAATCAAACGAGTGGCTTCCATCTTATTGGCGTTGTTCATGTTAAGTGCCATCTTTCTCGCTGGCTGTTCTTCTTCGAGTTCTCAGCAATCATCCGAACAAAAGAGCGGCCAAGCTAGCAGCAAAAAGATTGTGATCAAATTCGGCCACGGTGCGGCGGAAACGAACCCTAGACATCAAGCGGCGTTGAAATTTAAAGAACTTGTAGAAGAAAAATCGAAAGGCCAAATTGAGGTTCAAGTGTTTCCGGGCGAACAGTTAGGCAGTGAACCGGCGATGCTCCAGGCGGTTCAATCGAATACATTGCAAATGACAGCGGTCGGTACAGGGATTTACTCGAGCCTTTACCAACCAATCGGAATTGTCGAGTTGCCTTATCTCTTCGATAGTTTCGAGCAAGCTTGGAAAGTTCTTGATGGTCCATTTGGACAAGATTTGGCGAAACCTTTAATCGACAAGAATATCCATATTTTGGCTTATTGGGAAAACGGATTTCGGCATGTGACGAACAACGTCAAACCGATTCAAACCCCGGATGACTTAAAAGGGTTGAAAATCAGAATGCCTGAAATCCCTGTGTCAGTAAGCATATTCAAAACGCTAGGAGCCAATCCGACGCCGATGGCTTTTGGCGAGTTGTTCCAAGCATTAGAACAGCATATTGTTGATGGGCAAGAGAATCCGCTGACCAACATTTACAATAGCAAACTATACGAAGTGCAAAAGTTCTTATCGCTGACAGGCCATCAATATAGCCCGCTTCCGTTGGCGATTAGTGAAAAATTCTGGAAAACGCTTTCTCCAGAGCAACAAAAAATTATTGAGGAAAGTGCAAAAGAAGCAGGGCAGTTCCATCGTGAAGCGGTAAAAGCAGATGAGCAAAAACTTAGACAAGAATTGGAAAAACAAGGAATGAAAATTAACGAAGTAGACCAACAAGCATTTAAGAATGCCGTTCAGCCAGTATACAAAGAGTTTGAAAAGGTTTATGGAAAAGAACTCATGGATCAGTTGTTTGAAGCGATAAAAGAGACAAAGTAA
- a CDS encoding SDR family NAD(P)-dependent oxidoreductase, protein MNFQDRVAFITGAGSKRGIGRETAKQLAYRGATVILADIDFEGVKEAAEEINAQNGKASPVQLDVTNRAQVSSVVQEIVGKFGKIDILVNNAGITRPTRVLEIPEEEWDLIFRVNVKSIYYLTQEVLPHMKRQHYGRIVNLGSVSGKRGGGVFGGSHYSAAKAAVAGFTKAVAREMAPFGITCNAVAPGLIGTDITGGMLTEEVKKEIIKGVPVGRIGTVTDVAYTIAFLASEQAGYITGEEIDINGGMHID, encoded by the coding sequence GTGAACTTTCAAGATAGGGTAGCCTTCATTACAGGAGCTGGATCAAAAAGAGGAATCGGAAGGGAAACTGCTAAACAGCTGGCGTATAGGGGAGCGACCGTTATATTAGCTGACATTGACTTTGAGGGGGTGAAGGAAGCGGCTGAAGAAATTAACGCACAAAATGGGAAAGCATCCCCCGTGCAGTTGGATGTCACGAACCGGGCGCAGGTTTCGAGCGTGGTGCAAGAGATTGTCGGCAAATTCGGCAAGATCGATATTCTCGTGAATAACGCCGGGATTACACGTCCGACAAGGGTTCTTGAAATTCCGGAAGAAGAATGGGATCTCATTTTTCGAGTGAATGTCAAAAGCATCTATTATTTAACTCAAGAAGTGCTACCGCACATGAAACGGCAACATTATGGACGGATCGTTAACCTTGGTTCTGTTTCCGGAAAGCGGGGTGGAGGGGTGTTTGGCGGGTCGCATTATTCCGCAGCCAAGGCAGCTGTCGCTGGTTTTACAAAAGCTGTCGCACGGGAAATGGCGCCCTTTGGCATCACTTGCAACGCCGTAGCTCCCGGCCTCATCGGCACGGACATTACCGGTGGGATGCTAACGGAAGAAGTGAAAAAGGAGATTATTAAAGGGGTTCCTGTCGGAAGAATAGGCACTGTAACAGATGTTGCCTACACGATTGCCTTCTTGGCTTCCGAACAGGCGGGCTATATTACCGGCGAAGAAATTGATATTAACGGCGGCATGCATATTGATTAA
- a CDS encoding LacI family DNA-binding transcriptional regulator translates to MKITMKDIAKEAGVSVATVSHVINGTKRISEEKEKRIWETIKKYNYVPDARAKQLRLQKTKTAALVVSSLPDSYVTGFVNAVGMRARELGYHLLFVNTNENLEHEKETIHLLSSHMVDGIILSPSQSDISYLQTYIDQHLPIVLVNRYDPKITNIPRVVADDFQAGYDATIHLLQHGHKHIGVIYGVPNVSTTNQRIEGYKTALQEHGVPFNEHYLEMGYATVEGGYNAVKTLLNRHQEITALFVLNDAMTIGALKGIHSLLLKCPDDIALIGFGDFEAASVTDPPITNIYLPPDTIGRTAFDILINRINNPNYCKSVSLPTSLIIRKSCGC, encoded by the coding sequence ATGAAAATCACGATGAAAGATATCGCCAAGGAAGCTGGCGTATCCGTTGCCACTGTCTCGCACGTGATCAATGGAACAAAGCGCATATCAGAAGAAAAAGAAAAGCGCATTTGGGAAACGATCAAAAAGTATAATTACGTACCCGATGCAAGAGCAAAGCAGTTGCGCCTCCAAAAGACGAAAACAGCCGCGCTCGTTGTATCAAGCTTGCCTGATTCATATGTCACAGGGTTTGTGAATGCTGTAGGAATGCGAGCCCGGGAATTAGGATATCACCTACTGTTTGTCAATACGAATGAAAACTTAGAGCATGAAAAAGAAACCATTCATTTATTAAGTTCGCACATGGTGGATGGGATTATTTTATCCCCTTCCCAAAGTGACATCAGTTATTTGCAAACATATATTGATCAACATTTGCCCATCGTTCTTGTGAATCGGTATGACCCGAAGATCACAAACATCCCGCGAGTAGTGGCCGATGATTTTCAAGCTGGTTATGATGCTACGATCCATTTGCTTCAACACGGCCATAAACATATTGGCGTCATCTATGGCGTTCCGAACGTTTCAACAACAAATCAACGCATTGAAGGGTATAAAACCGCCCTCCAAGAACATGGGGTGCCATTCAACGAACATTATTTAGAAATGGGCTATGCGACGGTTGAAGGGGGGTATAACGCCGTCAAAACGCTTTTAAACCGCCACCAAGAAATCACTGCCCTATTTGTTTTGAATGATGCCATGACCATTGGCGCCCTAAAGGGCATTCATAGCCTGCTTTTAAAATGCCCTGACGATATAGCCCTTATTGGATTCGGCGATTTTGAGGCGGCGAGCGTGACGGATCCCCCGATCACCAATATTTATTTGCCGCCTGATACGATTGGAAGAACCGCGTTCGATATACTGATCAACCGAATCAATAATCCGAACTACTGTAAAAGCGTTTCCTTGCCTACATCGCTTATTATCCGAAAGTCGTGTGGTTGCTAA
- a CDS encoding GapA-binding peptide SR1P: MVKAFAVEQGTIVCQVCGKEIDAVDTAEGVKIWYGICAGCSEKKKGEQKSH, encoded by the coding sequence ATGGTGAAGGCGTTCGCTGTCGAGCAAGGCACCATTGTATGCCAAGTGTGCGGAAAAGAAATTGATGCCGTTGATACGGCAGAAGGCGTGAAAATATGGTACGGAATATGTGCAGGCTGCTCGGAAAAGAAGAAAGGAGAACAGAAAAGCCATTGA
- the pfkA gene encoding 6-phosphofructokinase, which produces MKKLGVLTSGGDAPGMNAAIRAVVKAAHYHGFEAVGIRYGYQGLIDGDIQRLTISDVEDMADRGGTMLKTSRSSEFMREEGRKKAIQVLQNAGIDGLIVIGGEGSLKGAEKLRELGVSVIGIPATIDNDLAYTDYSIGFDTTLNTILDCIQKIKDTDFSHDKTAIVEVMGRYCGDLALYAALAGGGEIVSTPERKLDVDAICAKLHERIKSGKHNNLVIVTERMYDLQELQQYIETKLHIRVRTTSLGFIQRGGSPSAFDRVLASKMGVAAVELLVNGYAGHAVGLKENKIIYQNLAAINGEIADKQEPYQLLDMLLH; this is translated from the coding sequence ATGAAAAAACTTGGCGTTTTAACGAGCGGCGGGGATGCGCCGGGAATGAATGCGGCCATCAGAGCGGTGGTCAAAGCGGCTCATTATCATGGATTCGAAGCCGTCGGCATCCGGTATGGATACCAAGGATTGATCGACGGCGACATTCAGCGTCTGACGATTTCCGACGTAGAGGATATGGCTGATCGTGGAGGGACGATGTTAAAAACATCGAGATCGTCGGAATTCATGAGAGAGGAAGGCAGGAAAAAAGCCATCCAAGTATTACAAAACGCCGGCATCGACGGTTTGATCGTGATCGGTGGAGAAGGGTCGTTAAAAGGAGCAGAAAAACTGCGGGAGCTTGGCGTCAGCGTCATCGGCATCCCGGCCACGATCGACAATGATCTAGCTTACACGGATTATTCGATTGGATTTGACACGACGTTGAACACGATTTTGGATTGTATTCAGAAAATTAAGGATACTGATTTTTCCCACGATAAAACGGCCATTGTCGAAGTCATGGGAAGATATTGCGGCGATTTGGCCTTATATGCCGCTTTGGCAGGCGGGGGAGAAATCGTCTCAACTCCAGAAAGAAAATTGGATGTTGATGCGATATGTGCCAAACTGCATGAGAGAATCAAAAGTGGAAAGCACAATAATCTCGTGATTGTAACGGAACGAATGTATGATTTGCAGGAGTTGCAGCAATACATCGAAACGAAGCTCCATATTCGGGTGAGGACGACGTCATTAGGGTTCATCCAAAGAGGAGGGTCTCCATCGGCATTTGACCGGGTATTGGCAAGCAAAATGGGAGTGGCGGCCGTAGAGTTGCTCGTGAATGGATATGCAGGCCACGCTGTCGGACTTAAAGAGAATAAAATCATCTATCAAAACCTTGCCGCTATAAATGGTGAAATAGCGGATAAACAGGAACCGTATCAGTTGCTCGACATGCTTTTGCATTAG